A stretch of the Synechocystis sp. PCC 7338 genome encodes the following:
- a CDS encoding BrnT family toxin: MMQFEWDLAEKKRNITKHGINFGEAATVFSDPLELTIADPDHSFNEMRWLSIAHSSKN; encoded by the coding sequence ATGATGCAATTTGAGTGGGACTTGGCAGAAAAAAAGCGTAATATCACTAAACATGGAATAAATTTTGGGGAAGCCGCTACAGTCTTTAGCGATCCGTTAGAGTTGACCATCGCTGATCCCGATCATTCCTTTAATGAGATGAGGTGGTTAAGCATTGCTCACTCATCTAAAAACTGA